One Vigna unguiculata cultivar IT97K-499-35 chromosome 7, ASM411807v1, whole genome shotgun sequence genomic region harbors:
- the LOC114190023 gene encoding transcription initiation factor TFIID subunit 13-like, with translation MSSSAAGTSSKPRAASSQPSETSSKRKRGVFQKELQHMMYGFGDDPNPLPESVTLMEDIVVEYVIELVHKAQDIGSQRGKLSVEDFLYLIRKDLPKLNRCTELLSMNEELKQARKVFESDEEKLRKVFEVDEPVEG, from the exons ATGAGCAGCTCTGCTGCTGGAACCTCATCAAAACCAAGAGCAGCTTCCTCACAACCATCAGAAACTTCATCCAAGCGCAAAAGAGGAGTTTTCCAAAAAGAAT TGCAGCACATGATGTATGGCTTTGGAGATGATCCTAAT CCGCTTCCTGAAAGTGTGACTCTTATGGAGGACATTGTTGTGGAATATGTCATAGAACTG GTTCATAAAGCCCAAGATATTGGATCTCAAAGGGGGAAGCTATCAGTTGAGGATTTTCTCTATTTGATTCGCAAG GATTTGCCGAAACTTAATCGTTGTACAGAACTACTGTCTATGAATGAAGAGCTGAAACAAGCAAGAAAGGTTTTTGAATCAGATGAAGAGAAACTGAGGAAGGTTTTTGAGGTGGACGAGCCGGTAGAAGGATGA